The Desulfovibrionales bacterium genome window below encodes:
- a CDS encoding TusE/DsrC/DsvC family sulfur relay protein: MATIDHKGKTYEVDEDGFLAAGLSAWDENWVDYVKDIEGIPVVGDEHWKCVNFLQDYYKKNGIAPMVRIFSKVTGYPLKKIYELFPSGPGKGACKMAGLPKPTGCV; the protein is encoded by the coding sequence ATGGCAACGATTGATCACAAAGGAAAAACCTACGAGGTAGATGAAGACGGTTTCTTGGCCGCGGGGCTCAGCGCATGGGATGAAAACTGGGTAGATTATGTAAAGGACATAGAAGGTATCCCTGTGGTAGGCGATGAACATTGGAAGTGTGTCAATTTCTTGCAGGACTATTACAAGAAAAACGGCATTGCCCCAATGGTAAGGATATTTTCTAAGGTAACGGGCTATCCACTTAAGAAGATCTATGAGCTTTTCCCCTCCGGACCGGGTAAGGGAGCCTGTAAGATGGCTGGCCTTCCGAAGCCGACCGGCTGCGTATAA
- a CDS encoding replication-associated recombination protein A: MRPRIIDEVIGQRHVLAEGKLIPRLLRAKEIPSLIFWGPPGSGKTTLAYILARAVEAYFVSFSAVLSGVKDIRAVVAEAEAQRKAGGRKTILFVDEIHRFNKAQQDAFLPHVESGLITLIGATTENPSFEIIPPLLSRSRLIVLKPLTEDDLKEVLKQALTDKERGLGDIRVNLSGEALEFIISAAQGDARFALNSLEVAVLLASPDEKGVRHIDLNLAEEAVQKKALAYDKDGEEHYNIISAFHKSLRGSDPDAALYWLVRMLAAGEEPLYIARRMIRFASEDVGNADPQALQVAMAALQAYQALGSPEGELALAQAALYLATAPKSNAVYIAFLEGQKDVSRTGSLPVPLHIRNAPTGLMKDLGYGRGYKYAHDFPEALVAQEHLPPEIRGRIYYRPTKRGMEKIIGERLKKWREYLASFQPSTGGGKT; the protein is encoded by the coding sequence ATGCGACCCCGGATTATAGACGAGGTCATTGGGCAGAGGCATGTGCTTGCAGAGGGGAAATTAATCCCCCGCCTGCTCAGGGCCAAAGAGATACCTTCTCTTATTTTCTGGGGGCCGCCCGGATCCGGCAAGACCACCCTGGCCTATATCCTGGCCCGGGCCGTCGAGGCCTATTTTGTCAGCTTTTCGGCTGTACTGTCCGGGGTAAAGGACATCAGGGCGGTAGTGGCCGAGGCCGAGGCCCAAAGAAAAGCCGGCGGGAGAAAGACTATCCTCTTTGTCGATGAGATTCACCGGTTCAACAAGGCCCAACAGGATGCCTTCCTGCCGCATGTAGAAAGCGGATTAATCACCCTCATCGGGGCCACCACGGAAAATCCCTCTTTTGAGATAATCCCCCCGCTTTTGTCCCGTTCCCGGCTAATTGTTTTAAAACCACTTACTGAAGACGATCTTAAAGAAGTGCTCAAACAGGCGCTTACGGATAAAGAAAGAGGCCTGGGAGATATTCGTGTTAATTTATCCGGGGAGGCCCTTGAGTTCATCATCTCCGCCGCCCAGGGCGATGCCCGCTTTGCCCTAAACAGCCTGGAGGTAGCTGTCTTGCTGGCCTCGCCGGATGAGAAAGGGGTTCGCCATATCGATCTCAATCTGGCGGAAGAAGCGGTACAGAAGAAAGCGCTCGCCTATGACAAGGACGGGGAAGAGCATTACAATATCATCTCCGCCTTCCACAAAAGCCTCCGGGGGAGCGACCCGGATGCCGCCCTCTACTGGCTGGTCAGGATGCTGGCCGCCGGAGAAGAGCCGCTGTACATAGCCCGCCGGATGATAAGATTTGCATCCGAAGATGTGGGTAACGCCGATCCCCAGGCCCTGCAGGTAGCCATGGCCGCCTTGCAGGCCTACCAGGCCCTGGGCAGCCCGGAAGGAGAACTGGCCCTGGCCCAGGCCGCTCTATATTTAGCCACGGCTCCGAAGAGCAATGCCGTATATATAGCCTTTCTGGAAGGGCAAAAGGACGTGTCCAGAACCGGAAGCCTGCCTGTCCCCCTACATATCCGTAATGCCCCGACCGGACTGATGAAGGATCTGGGGTACGGACGCGGCTATAAGTATGCCCATGACTTTCCCGAGGCCCTGGTAGCGCAAGAACACCTGCCGCCGGAAATAAGAGGGCGTATTTATTACCGTCCGACTAAGCGAGGTATGGAGAAGATTATCGGTGAGCGCTTAAAAAAGTGGCGCGAATATCTGGCCTCATTTCAGCCCAGTACCGGAGGTGGCAAAACATAA
- a CDS encoding ABC transporter ATP-binding protein: protein MLEIGDIHVSYGGIQALKGISFRVKAGQIVTLIGANGAGKSSILKTICGLVKTQKGSIQFEGREIKGLAPHWVARCGITLVPEGRRVFANLSISENLKLGAYFRRDREGVEEDMEWIFSTFPRLKERLYQQAGTLSGGEQQMLALGRALMGRPRLLMLDEPSLGLSPRLVSEVFTVMRQIHARGTTILLVEQNANAALRLAHQAYVLETGRIILEGSGEKLRADPVVQEAYLGKITLM from the coding sequence TTGCTTGAGATCGGTGATATTCATGTAAGCTATGGCGGCATCCAGGCCCTCAAGGGTATAAGTTTCAGGGTTAAGGCCGGCCAGATAGTTACCCTTATCGGGGCCAACGGCGCAGGCAAGAGCAGTATTTTAAAGACTATCTGTGGCCTGGTTAAGACTCAGAAAGGATCCATCCAGTTTGAGGGAAGGGAGATTAAGGGCCTTGCCCCGCACTGGGTTGCGAGGTGTGGTATCACCCTGGTGCCGGAGGGACGGAGGGTCTTTGCCAATCTCAGCATCTCGGAGAATCTCAAGCTGGGCGCCTATTTCCGCCGGGACCGGGAGGGAGTAGAAGAAGATATGGAGTGGATCTTTTCCACCTTTCCCCGGTTGAAGGAACGCCTGTATCAACAGGCCGGGACGCTTTCCGGGGGCGAGCAACAGATGCTGGCCCTGGGTCGCGCCCTGATGGGCAGACCAAGGCTTCTTATGCTGGATGAACCGTCTTTAGGGCTTTCTCCGCGACTGGTGAGCGAGGTATTCACGGTTATGCGGCAAATTCATGCGCGTGGGACGACCATCCTCCTGGTGGAACAAAATGCCAATGCCGCCCTACGCCTGGCCCATCAAGCCTATGTCCTGGAGACCGGCCGGATAATACTGGAGGGAAGCGGAGAGAAACTTCGGGCTGATCCCGTTGTTCAAGAAGCATATCTGGGTAAGATTACATTAATGTAG
- a CDS encoding ABC transporter ATP-binding protein encodes MSFFKAEHLTMKFGGLMAVSDLSLTVKEGDLIGLIGPNGAGKTTVFNMITGRLLPTEGKIYFRGKDITGTQSHIINARGIARTFQNIRLFNDLTVLENTMIGYHGRLRSSLWEAIFRLPRYKSEEKKMRSMAREILVEVRLDNVADEKAGTLAYGQQRKLEIARALATNPRLLLLDEPVAGMNPRETGDMMDFINSIREAYGLAIILIEHDMRFVMGLCEHLIVLDHGVTIATGIPAEIQNNPQVIEAYLGEPEVA; translated from the coding sequence GTGTCCTTCTTTAAGGCCGAACATCTGACCATGAAATTTGGGGGACTTATGGCCGTTAGCGATCTTTCCCTAACGGTGAAAGAAGGGGATCTAATCGGTCTTATCGGTCCGAACGGCGCTGGAAAAACTACGGTTTTTAATATGATTACGGGCCGCCTGTTACCCACTGAAGGGAAAATTTATTTCAGGGGTAAAGACATCACCGGCACGCAAAGCCATATCATAAACGCCAGAGGCATTGCCCGCACCTTCCAGAATATTCGTCTCTTTAATGACCTAACCGTCCTGGAAAATACAATGATCGGTTACCATGGCCGTCTTCGTTCCAGTCTATGGGAGGCGATTTTTCGTCTGCCGCGCTACAAGTCTGAAGAAAAGAAGATGCGGAGTATGGCTAGAGAAATCCTGGTCGAGGTCCGGCTCGATAATGTGGCCGACGAGAAGGCCGGGACATTGGCCTATGGACAGCAACGCAAGCTGGAGATAGCCCGGGCCCTGGCTACTAATCCCAGACTGCTCCTTTTAGATGAGCCGGTAGCCGGAATGAACCCACGGGAAACAGGTGATATGATGGATTTTATAAATTCCATCCGCGAGGCTTACGGCCTGGCTATTATCCTTATCGAGCACGATATGCGTTTTGTGATGGGATTATGTGAGCATCTCATCGTCCTCGATCATGGAGTGACCATCGCCACAGGGATTCCCGCAGAGATACAAAATAATCCCCAGGTCATAGAGGCCTACCTAGGAGAACCGGAAGTTGCTTGA
- a CDS encoding branched-chain amino acid ABC transporter permease: MSDQHRREWIYKLCTYGVLAGMFAFLLQVQNQADEYQIRILNVSAIFVTLAVSYNLINGVAGQFSLGPNAFMAVGAYTTALLTISPAEKELSFIIEPIIWPISVLHLPFLPSLLIGGVFAALMGFVMAFPVFRVRGDYLAIVTLGFGEVVRVVANNAQSITNGPLGLKGLPEYTNLWWSCGVAVFTVFCVTRLVKSSFGRAMQAIREDEVAAAAMGINVFRHKMLAFVVHAFFAGMAGGLMAHLITTISPTLFSFFLTFNLLVIIVIGGLGSMTGSIIAAVIITYAGEWLRAVEEPMAIGPLNIPGIPGMRMVVFSIMLILVMIFARQGLMGRREFSWEWFCGFLKIGKRRG, encoded by the coding sequence ATGTCCGACCAACATCGGCGGGAATGGATATACAAACTGTGTACCTATGGCGTGCTGGCAGGCATGTTTGCTTTTTTACTTCAGGTTCAAAACCAGGCCGATGAGTATCAGATCCGCATTTTAAATGTCTCTGCCATCTTTGTAACATTAGCAGTCAGCTACAATCTTATAAATGGGGTGGCCGGTCAGTTTTCTTTAGGACCGAATGCCTTTATGGCTGTGGGCGCCTATACTACGGCCCTTTTGACTATCAGCCCGGCTGAAAAGGAACTGTCTTTTATCATCGAACCCATTATATGGCCGATTTCTGTCCTGCATCTGCCCTTCCTGCCTTCCCTTTTGATAGGCGGCGTTTTTGCTGCCCTCATGGGATTTGTTATGGCCTTTCCGGTGTTCAGGGTGCGCGGAGATTATCTGGCTATAGTTACTCTGGGCTTTGGTGAGGTGGTCAGAGTAGTAGCCAATAATGCCCAGAGTATAACCAACGGCCCCCTTGGACTTAAGGGCCTGCCCGAATATACGAACTTGTGGTGGTCCTGTGGGGTAGCTGTCTTCACTGTTTTTTGTGTCACCCGCTTGGTCAAAAGCAGCTTTGGCCGGGCCATGCAGGCTATTCGGGAGGATGAAGTAGCCGCCGCGGCTATGGGGATCAATGTATTCCGTCACAAGATGCTGGCCTTTGTAGTTCATGCCTTTTTCGCCGGCATGGCCGGTGGGCTTATGGCCCATCTGATTACCACTATTTCTCCTACCCTTTTTAGTTTTTTTCTGACGTTCAATCTCCTGGTCATAATCGTCATCGGCGGGCTGGGAAGTATGACCGGTTCTATTATCGCGGCTGTAATTATTACCTATGCCGGGGAATGGCTCAGGGCCGTAGAAGAACCGATGGCTATCGGGCCCCTTAATATCCCGGGCATACCGGGGATGCGTATGGTTGTTTTCTCCATAATGCTTATCCTGGTTATGATCTTTGCCCGGCAGGGGCTCATGGGCCGCCGCGAGTTTTCCTGGGAATGGTTCTGCGGATTTCTAAAAATAGGAAAAAGAAGAGGGTAA
- a CDS encoding branched-chain amino acid ABC transporter permease: protein MDLSLFLQQLLNGISLGSLYALIAIGYTMVYGIIRLINFAHGDILMISTYFAYFGISVYALPWWLSVIMAILLTALFGILIDLGAYRPVRHAPRISALITAIGVSFLLENLGIVVFGGRPRAFYRPDFLNKTYEMLGVHIFSLSIWVPVVTALLLALVFLLLYRTRVGAAMRAVAKDMEMVQLMGIDVNRVISLTFAVGSALAAAGGIMWAMKYPQINPLMGIIPGLKAFVAAVIGGIGNIHGAVLGGLLLGITEILLVAFLPSLAGYRDAFAFILLILILLFKPTGLAGKDTIG from the coding sequence GTGGACCTCTCTTTATTTTTACAGCAGCTATTGAATGGCATCTCCCTGGGGAGCCTATACGCCCTTATAGCCATAGGTTATACTATGGTTTATGGGATAATCCGTCTTATTAATTTTGCCCATGGCGATATCCTCATGATATCCACGTACTTTGCCTATTTCGGCATATCCGTCTATGCCCTTCCCTGGTGGCTTTCGGTTATTATGGCTATCTTGCTTACGGCGCTATTCGGTATCCTTATTGACCTTGGGGCCTACCGGCCAGTGCGCCATGCCCCACGCATCTCGGCTTTAATTACTGCCATCGGTGTCTCCTTTCTTCTCGAAAATCTGGGGATCGTGGTCTTTGGCGGCCGGCCCAGAGCCTTTTACCGCCCGGATTTTTTGAATAAGACCTATGAGATGCTTGGAGTGCATATCTTCAGTCTCAGTATATGGGTGCCGGTAGTCACCGCCCTCCTTCTGGCGCTGGTTTTTTTACTACTCTATAGAACCAGGGTGGGGGCGGCCATGCGTGCTGTGGCCAAAGACATGGAGATGGTTCAGCTTATGGGCATTGACGTAAATCGCGTTATCAGCCTGACTTTTGCCGTGGGTTCGGCCCTGGCTGCGGCAGGAGGGATCATGTGGGCCATGAAATATCCCCAGATAAATCCGCTCATGGGCATTATTCCCGGGCTTAAGGCCTTTGTGGCCGCAGTTATCGGTGGTATAGGAAATATCCACGGGGCGGTCCTGGGCGGATTATTATTAGGGATAACGGAGATCCTTCTGGTGGCTTTTTTGCCGTCTCTGGCCGGGTATCGGGATGCGTTTGCCTTTATCCTTTTGATACTCATTTTACTCTTTAAACCTACTGGTCTGGCAGGAAAGGATACGATAGGTTAG
- a CDS encoding ABC transporter substrate-binding protein, giving the protein MQQKAIYLVTVSVFFCICLPLFLPSLSLAGEPIRIGVYLPMTGPVAAFGQMEWAGIQAAHQMHPTVLGRPVELVLVDEKSDRIEAANAVSRLLKKEKVKAIIGSATSSNTMAGVALSEKAKIPMVSPTATLPLVTQNKKYVFRVCFIDSFQGEAAAIFAYRNLKARRVAVIVDRAQDYCVGLASYFKKAFTRLGGKVVSIAYCQTGDQDFSAQLTSIPASQSDLLYLPNYYAEDALIARQAQELGLNIPILSADGAQAPELIKIGGTAVEGLYLLAHFAPEGAATPLAKEFMKFFKKTRHEETSGFHALGADAYFVLLDAIKRAGRTDGDAIRTALASTMGFSGVSGVIKIGPDGNAVKSAVILQVSGGQFRYLTIVKPW; this is encoded by the coding sequence TTGCAACAAAAGGCAATCTATTTAGTCACGGTTTCTGTTTTCTTTTGTATTTGTCTCCCATTATTTTTGCCATCCTTAAGCTTGGCCGGTGAGCCGATTCGTATCGGTGTCTATCTCCCCATGACCGGTCCGGTGGCGGCCTTTGGTCAAATGGAGTGGGCTGGTATCCAGGCAGCCCATCAAATGCATCCTACAGTTCTGGGCCGCCCGGTAGAACTCGTTTTAGTGGATGAAAAAAGCGACCGGATAGAGGCGGCCAATGCCGTAAGCCGGCTTCTCAAGAAAGAAAAAGTCAAGGCCATTATTGGCTCGGCCACCAGTTCAAATACTATGGCCGGAGTAGCCCTGAGCGAGAAGGCGAAGATTCCGATGGTCAGCCCGACGGCTACACTGCCGCTGGTGACTCAGAATAAGAAGTATGTGTTTCGGGTCTGCTTTATTGACTCTTTTCAGGGTGAGGCGGCAGCCATATTTGCCTACCGGAATCTTAAAGCCCGGAGGGTGGCTGTAATCGTGGATCGGGCCCAGGATTACTGCGTTGGACTGGCCAGTTATTTCAAAAAGGCCTTTACTCGTCTAGGTGGCAAGGTAGTATCTATAGCTTATTGCCAGACCGGAGACCAGGATTTTTCGGCTCAACTGACAAGTATCCCGGCATCACAATCAGATCTCCTTTATTTACCTAATTATTATGCTGAGGACGCCCTTATTGCCCGCCAGGCGCAGGAACTCGGCCTCAACATACCCATATTATCCGCAGATGGGGCACAGGCCCCGGAGTTGATAAAAATAGGCGGTACGGCCGTAGAAGGGCTTTATCTCCTGGCCCATTTTGCACCGGAAGGGGCCGCGACACCCCTGGCCAAAGAATTTATGAAGTTCTTCAAAAAAACCAGGCACGAGGAGACGAGCGGATTCCACGCCTTGGGCGCCGATGCCTACTTTGTCCTTCTGGATGCTATAAAAAGGGCCGGCCGCACCGATGGCGACGCCATCCGAACCGCTCTGGCCTCAACCATGGGGTTTAGCGGTGTATCCGGGGTAATAAAAATTGGACCGGACGGCAATGCAGTAAAGAGTGCGGTTATCTTACAGGTAAGCGGCGGACAATTCAGATATCTTACGATAGTTAAGCCCTGGTAA
- a CDS encoding MerR family transcriptional regulator, with protein sequence MNNSIPDKRYFKIGEVSQIAGVEPHVLRYWESEFSEIKPYRPPSGQRLYRKSDLELVMEIKRLLYEEGFTIAGARKALAQGKGGQLEIGFLDSEDSKIRALLTELKKELSYLQRMFCK encoded by the coding sequence ATGAATAACTCCATCCCGGACAAACGTTACTTTAAGATCGGCGAGGTTAGTCAGATTGCGGGGGTAGAACCGCATGTGCTTCGCTACTGGGAGTCAGAGTTTAGTGAAATCAAGCCATATCGCCCTCCCTCCGGCCAGAGACTCTACAGGAAGTCAGATTTAGAATTGGTAATGGAGATAAAGAGGCTGCTCTATGAAGAAGGCTTTACCATAGCCGGGGCGCGCAAGGCCCTGGCCCAGGGCAAGGGGGGCCAACTGGAGATAGGTTTCCTTGATAGTGAAGATAGTAAGATCAGAGCCTTGCTGACAGAGTTAAAAAAAGAGCTGTCATATCTGCAGCGGATGTTTTGTAAGTAA
- a CDS encoding integration host factor subunit alpha, which translates to MTLTKKDIVEHIHNKIGFPRQATTELVTSIFDAFKEELLKGDSVKIANFGILKVRAKRARPGRNMRTGETVEISPRSVVTFKASRKLRDALNKKL; encoded by the coding sequence ATGACACTGACCAAAAAAGACATTGTAGAGCATATTCATAACAAGATCGGCTTCCCCCGACAGGCGACTACTGAGCTGGTTACATCAATATTTGATGCCTTTAAAGAGGAGCTGTTAAAGGGAGATAGTGTCAAGATTGCGAATTTTGGCATCTTGAAGGTTCGGGCGAAAAGGGCAAGGCCGGGACGGAACATGCGTACCGGAGAAACAGTAGAGATATCACCCCGATCTGTAGTTACCTTCAAGGCCAGTAGAAAGCTGCGAGATGCCCTTAATAAAAAATTATGA
- the pheT gene encoding phenylalanine--tRNA ligase subunit beta translates to MRVTLNWLKEFVDIDIPVEDMAERLTMVGLEVENLTRYDAGLGQVVVSHITDILPHPHAEDLSLCRVVSGKNTYRVVCGAKNIRIGDKAPLALEGAVLPGPLRISGTTIKGEYSEGMLCSAAELGLGENKSGVYILPGDMESGLPLARALELEDYVLEIGLTPNRADCLSVLGVAREAAAILHKKVRYPRINISEKGEDIHQAVSVEVRAVDLCPRYAGRIIRGVTVAGSPLWLRKRLLAVGIRPVNNIVDVTNYVLMEYGQPLHAFDLERLAGRRIIVDQARNDETFTTLDGVVRTLSENMLMIADGEKNVALAGIMGGINSEITPETRSVFIESAYFDPISVRRTSRRLNLSTESSYRFERGIDMDGVGAALDRAVSLMAKAGGEKILKGRIDVYSRPEERKPIPIRVGQVNRLLGSDLKKSEIRRLLESIGIKVREAGKDTLLATSPSFRGDLSREVDFIEEVARLNGYEKIPVKLPVVSLTTPARIKSHTVANTCHSVLNGLGFYEVINYSFMDERATRLLKISGTDERNRHVNLLNPLTEEQSVLRTSLIPNLLSTVCSNLNKWNSNLRLFEIGKIFIDQGEGRQPVEKTYLAGMCTGLRYPEGVHFPGDGVDFFDIKGGMEAVFQALGISGYRLDQAVESAPYLRREASARIVLGPKTLGFVGEMDPSVCEGFDVKEKVFIFELSFDDLVEAYKGLKVFKPLPRYPAVMRDMAIIVPEDVPAGRILRVINEQGGNIMENVFIFDVYQGRQIERGYKSLALRVIYRSSEKTLEDEEVNAVHQQIVSDILSRFNGRLREQKITELQEGLK, encoded by the coding sequence ATGCGGGTTACGCTGAACTGGCTTAAAGAATTTGTGGACATTGACATCCCCGTGGAAGACATGGCCGAACGCCTGACCATGGTCGGGTTGGAGGTGGAAAACCTGACGCGCTATGATGCAGGCCTGGGTCAGGTAGTGGTCAGCCACATTACAGATATTCTCCCGCATCCCCATGCTGAAGACCTTTCTCTGTGCCGGGTTGTGTCCGGCAAAAATACATACCGTGTGGTCTGCGGGGCGAAAAATATCCGCATCGGAGATAAGGCGCCGCTGGCTTTAGAGGGAGCCGTCCTGCCCGGGCCATTAAGAATCTCCGGGACCACTATAAAGGGCGAGTATTCTGAGGGCATGCTCTGCTCGGCAGCCGAACTTGGTCTGGGTGAGAATAAGAGCGGAGTCTATATCTTACCCGGTGACATGGAATCCGGGCTTCCCCTGGCCCGGGCCCTGGAGCTGGAAGACTATGTGCTGGAAATAGGGCTGACCCCTAACCGCGCTGATTGTCTGAGCGTTTTGGGAGTTGCGCGTGAGGCGGCGGCCATCTTACATAAGAAGGTGCGTTATCCCAGAATAAATATTTCAGAAAAGGGCGAAGACATCCACCAGGCAGTATCAGTGGAGGTTAGGGCCGTTGATCTATGCCCCCGCTATGCCGGCCGGATCATAAGGGGTGTGACGGTAGCCGGATCGCCTCTCTGGCTCCGTAAACGCCTCCTGGCGGTAGGTATCCGCCCGGTCAATAACATAGTCGATGTTACCAATTACGTTCTCATGGAATATGGCCAGCCCTTACATGCCTTTGATCTGGAACGCCTGGCCGGAAGGCGTATTATAGTCGATCAAGCCCGAAATGATGAGACATTCACCACCCTGGATGGGGTGGTAAGAACTCTTTCCGAAAATATGCTCATGATTGCGGATGGGGAGAAAAACGTCGCCCTGGCCGGAATTATGGGAGGTATAAATTCTGAAATAACCCCGGAAACCCGGTCGGTTTTTATTGAGAGCGCCTATTTTGACCCTATTTCTGTCCGCCGCACCAGCCGCCGGCTAAATTTGAGCACCGAATCTTCATACCGCTTCGAACGGGGCATAGATATGGATGGAGTGGGGGCAGCTCTGGATCGCGCTGTCTCTCTCATGGCAAAAGCGGGCGGGGAAAAAATTTTAAAAGGCCGTATCGATGTCTATTCCAGACCGGAGGAAAGAAAACCTATCCCCATACGTGTAGGTCAGGTTAACCGCCTTTTGGGGAGCGACCTGAAAAAAAGCGAGATACGCCGGTTACTGGAGAGCATCGGCATCAAAGTACGCGAGGCAGGAAAAGACACCCTTCTGGCGACATCCCCGTCTTTCCGTGGTGACCTCAGCCGGGAAGTCGATTTCATAGAGGAAGTGGCGCGCCTTAATGGTTACGAAAAAATACCGGTAAAACTCCCCGTTGTTTCGTTGACGACCCCGGCCCGGATAAAGAGTCATACCGTTGCCAATACCTGCCATTCTGTCCTCAACGGCCTCGGATTTTACGAGGTGATTAACTACAGCTTTATGGATGAGCGGGCGACAAGGCTCTTGAAAATCTCCGGGACAGACGAGCGAAATAGACACGTAAACCTTTTAAACCCGTTGACCGAAGAACAGTCGGTGCTGAGGACTTCTCTTATCCCCAATCTCCTTTCTACCGTATGCAGTAACCTTAACAAGTGGAATAGCAACCTGCGCCTCTTTGAGATAGGCAAAATTTTTATTGACCAGGGGGAAGGCCGGCAGCCAGTAGAAAAGACCTATTTAGCCGGTATGTGTACCGGTCTGCGCTATCCGGAGGGGGTGCATTTTCCCGGGGATGGAGTCGATTTTTTTGATATAAAAGGCGGTATGGAGGCCGTTTTTCAGGCCCTGGGCATCTCCGGTTATAGGCTGGACCAGGCGGTGGAATCTGCCCCTTATCTCAGGAGAGAGGCGTCTGCCCGTATCGTACTTGGCCCAAAGACGCTGGGTTTTGTGGGTGAGATGGATCCCTCTGTCTGTGAAGGCTTTGACGTAAAAGAAAAGGTATTTATATTTGAGTTATCATTTGACGATTTAGTCGAAGCCTATAAAGGCCTAAAGGTCTTTAAGCCGCTCCCCCGCTATCCTGCTGTGATGCGGGATATGGCTATTATCGTTCCCGAAGATGTTCCTGCCGGCCGGATTTTGCGCGTGATTAATGAGCAGGGTGGGAATATAATGGAAAATGTTTTTATATTTGATGTCTATCAGGGCAGGCAAATTGAGCGAGGATATAAGAGCCTGGCCTTGCGGGTGATTTACCGTTCTTCAGAGAAGACACTGGAGGATGAAGAAGTAAATGCTGTCCACCAACAAATAGTAAGTGATATATTATCCAGGTTTAATGGAAGATTAAGGGAACAAAAAATAACGGAGTTGCAGGAAGGGCTAAAATGA
- the pheS gene encoding phenylalanine--tRNA ligase subunit alpha encodes MKSEIDPYLMEERLQKIRDEALKAIPEVKSREEWEALRIKYLGRKGILPELLKQMGGLSAELRPRIGQLANAVKKEIETALNTWQTRVSSEGQAGPKTDITLPGRFIPPGKLHPITQITGEVCDIFERLGFAMAEGPDVELDYYNFEALNIPRDHPARDMQDTFYISENVLLRTHTSPIQVRTMERQRPPVRIIAPGKVYRCDSDITHTPMFHQVEGFMVDKGVSFADLKGILTIFIHQIFDEQTSLRFRPSFFPFTEPSAEIDILCVICRGSGCRVCSQTGWLEVMGAGMVDPEVFRMVGYDPEEITGLAFGMGIERIAMLKYGIDDIRLFYENNLRFLNQF; translated from the coding sequence TTGAAATCTGAGATTGATCCTTATCTGATGGAAGAAAGGCTGCAAAAAATAAGAGACGAGGCGCTTAAGGCCATCCCGGAGGTCAAGAGCCGGGAGGAATGGGAAGCGCTTCGCATTAAGTACCTGGGCCGTAAAGGAATCCTGCCTGAGCTGTTAAAGCAGATGGGCGGCCTGTCGGCAGAACTCAGGCCGCGTATCGGGCAGTTGGCCAATGCCGTTAAAAAGGAGATAGAGACCGCCCTTAATACCTGGCAGACAAGGGTTTCCTCTGAGGGGCAGGCAGGTCCAAAGACAGACATTACGTTACCCGGCCGGTTTATACCCCCGGGCAAGCTCCATCCTATAACCCAGATCACCGGCGAGGTATGCGATATATTTGAAAGACTGGGTTTTGCTATGGCCGAAGGGCCGGATGTGGAACTTGATTATTATAATTTTGAGGCGTTGAACATCCCGCGCGATCACCCGGCGCGGGACATGCAGGATACTTTTTATATCTCTGAAAACGTCCTTTTGCGCACTCATACCTCTCCGATACAGGTGCGCACCATGGAAAGGCAACGGCCGCCGGTGCGAATTATTGCGCCGGGCAAGGTTTATCGCTGTGACTCGGATATCACCCATACCCCTATGTTTCATCAGGTGGAAGGGTTTATGGTCGATAAAGGTGTCTCATTTGCTGACCTTAAAGGGATATTGACCATATTTATCCATCAGATTTTCGATGAACAGACCTCCCTCCGCTTTCGTCCCAGCTTTTTTCCTTTTACCGAACCCAGCGCGGAAATAGATATCCTTTGTGTGATCTGTCGTGGTTCAGGTTGCCGGGTTTGTTCTCAAACCGGCTGGTTAGAGGTCATGGGCGCCGGCATGGTTGACCCCGAAGTCTTTCGTATGGTCGGTTACGACCCCGAGGAAATTACCGGCTTGGCCTTTGGCATGGGCATAGAGCGCATAGCCATGCTGAAGTACGGCATTGACGATATCCGTCTTTTCTACGAGAATAATCTCCGTTTTCTCAATCAATTTTAG